ACTACAGCCGATTTCCGATTTCGTTATTGtgcgtaatttaaaaaaaaaattatattttacagacGGAATTTTGGGCATGCGTCAATTCGACTTTGACTGGTAGGTAGAAAATTGCTTTGAACTGTGGCCTTAACAGCAAacgttttgataaaaaataataaaaatattatagaggCTGAAAATAATGGAGACTGGGTCGGCAGAAGCTGCTGCCACTTAGCGCAGTATCCACTGTGTCAGTCATCTTGTGCATTAGCAGGCTCACGGATGCATTTAGAAAATTCCTGCCGTCCGAGTGATGAATTGGAATTCTATTCATGCTTAGAAAGACGGGAAGAGGGTGAAAGTTGCTGCAGCAATGTTTCCAACACAACGTGCCGCTCGGTCTGTCGTGATTTATTTCATAAACCGGGCAAGCAATTCAGTCTAAAATTGTACAGTAGCAAGGGATGCTTTCATCAAGTGCCAAAGTGCTTGAAAACAGTCGCGGAGTCAGCGAATCCTGAAAATCCTAAGCAGTGTAAGCATACGCCCAACAAAACCCCGATAAGATTTATTTCACACCGAATTTGTTCAACTGATACTAATTTCCGTGACCTGTTTCAGACTTGAACTGCTGTAAAGAAGCATCGACGCCTGGTTGTCTGGATGCTTGTAGGAAGGTTTTGTTCAGTGCATCGTCAATTCGTGATATTCTGGATACTTTGGAAGAGAAATGCGGCCCAGTTAAGCCGCATACGCCTCTTTGGAGCTGCATTCTGCAGACAACGCCAATAAAACCATCGCGAGTACCGCTAGATATTGGAAAGCTGACGTGTTGTTCGCGTGCTACGAGTACTAATTGCCAGAGCTTATGTTGGAAAGCGTTCCAAGCTGATTGGGAAGTCGCTTGGTCGCAAATGGAGACTGAGTGCTTGTCTTCGGCAAATGAAGCAGACTTGCGTCGGTGTATTGATGACTCGGAAGAACCGTGCGAAATAGGCTGCACTGGTTTGTCTTACTGCACTAAGTTCAATAACCGGCCGGTAAACTTGTTTAGGTCGTGTTCGAAGTCGGCTGATGACGCGGCACGCTGGGAAGCTGACCATTGGGCCCGTGGGGGAGTGATCCGGGGTTTGGGTGTTCCGGTTCGTGCGGATCCTTCGTGTCCTTTGGAATCGTTGCGTGCCGCGGCGTGTGTTCTCCAGTTAAGGCCTTGCGAAAACCGCGTTCACGAGACTCAACTGTGTCGGGAAGATTGCCTAGAACTGATGGCCAATTGTGTCGATTGGACGGCAATAGGGCGGACTCATACGGCGGCGAGTCTCTGTGCCAAGTTGTCTCCACCAAGACCCGGGATGCCTTGCGTTTCTTTGAGGCCGTTTATGGAAGATGCTCAGGAGTTAGAAGTTTTTGGGGGGATTCTACCTTCGGCAGACGTTTCGACTCCTTGTAAACGAAATCCCTGCCCTGATGATCAAATCTGCGTTATCACGCCcaatgacagtaaattgtaCAGGTGCGTTGCTTCGTGTACTTTGGGAGAAATGTCGCGATTGTTAGTTCCTTTGAATAGTTGGGTTCAGATACCGCGGATTGACCAGCAAGGATGCCACCGGGTCTGTCAGTGCACTTCTAATGGGCTAGAAAAGTGTAAAACACTCAATTGCTACAACCCAAATTCGTGCTGGGTTCAAGATCGCTTCGTAGCTCATAGGACCAACTTTTTCCTGGACTGCAATCCGTGCCACTGTTTCGAAGGTGAAGTTACTTGCTCACGGAAAACGTGTACCGAATTACGGGTTCCTTCACTACCTTGTGACTGTCCCGCGCACTATGTCCCAGTTTGCAGCCGGCTTGGAGTCACTTATGCGAGCGCCTGCTTGGCCAAGTGCACAGGACTATCTTCCACAGAAATTCAATTCGGAAGTTGCTCGTCCATTGATCCATGCCAACCGAATCCATGCAAGACCAATGAAAGATGTCTGCGCAAACCACGCGTCTGTTTATCGCCGATCCACAAACCTTGCAGACAGTACGAATGCGTTCCCATGGATTGCGATCTTCGGAGTGCAGACGGGGATCCAGTTTGCGATCGGGACAACCGTCAGCACAATTCGTCATGTGCTTTAGTAAAATCTGGAGCTATTCTAGCGTATCACGGGCCTTGTTTACGGGGATGCAGTCTTCGGGGGCCGATTTGTGCCGTAAATGGTGAAGTTTACAGCAGCGAATGTGCTGCCTGGGCTGATAGGACTATTGTCGACTACGTGGGAACTTGCGTTGCCGTGGGTGTGATTGGCGATCGGAACATCCCTAGATGTGGTGACAATGTAAAATGTCCTAGACTAAATCCTACGAATTGCATTGGCGTTACTCCTCCAGGAAGTTGCTGTCCAGTTTGTGGCGGCGCTGCCCGTAtattttactccaaaaaacAAGTGAGTCACTGATTACTTTttccctatcaaaaaaatttgtatgggaATCCAGCCTAGATTCCTATGTGGGTTCCCACGGCGTTTTTCGGATGGGTTTCCATGTGGTTTCCTATAGAAATCCAGCATAAATTCTCACATGGGTTCTTACGGGAATCCACACCATGCCAAATCCATATGGAAATTTTGTATGGTTTCCTAGATGGATTCTTATATGGAAATCCAGGCACCCACAGTTTTCTATGTGGATTTCCTTATGGGAATCCAGATACTCATGGTTTTCTACATGGATTCTCATACGGAAATCCAGATACCCACAGTTTTCTATGTAAATTTTCCTTAGGGGAATCCAGGTACCCATGGTTTCCTATGTGGCTTATGGGAATCCAGATACCCATCGTTTTCTACATGGATTTTCATATGGAAATTCAGACACCCACAGTTTTCTATGTGGATTTTCCTTAGGGGAATCCAGATGTTCATGGTTTTCTACATGGATTCTCATATGGAAATCTAGATACCCACAGTTTTCTATGTGGATTTTCCATATGGGAATTCAGATACCCATGGTTTCCTACATGGATTTCAATATAGAAATTAGACACCTACAGTTTTCTATGTGGATTTTCCTTAGGGGAATCCAGATGTTCATGGTTTTCTACATGGATTCTCATATGGAAATCTAGATACCCACAGTTTTCTATGTGGATTTTCCTTAGGGGAATCCagatacacacacacaaaaaaaaaaaattctcgactgaaggtaaatattcttgattcaagaaaatttttttggagacctaaattttctcagataaagtataaatcttctccaaccaagacgaattctcttggctcaagaaaatcttgacttggttcccgaaaacgtttgtcttcaaaaatattttcttgactcaagatatctgttttttctgtgcataGTTTCCCATATGGAAATCCAGGTACCCATGGTTTCTTATGTCGCTTATGGGAATCCAGATACCCATCGTTTTCTACATGGATTCTCATATGGAAATTCAGACACCCACAGTTTTCTATGTGGATTTTCCTTAAGGGAATCCAGATACCCATGGATTTCACATATGAGAATCCAGATACCCATGGTTTCGTACATAAATTCTTAGATAAACTCATACACTCCTATATTAATTCTCACGAATTCttacataaatccatactttCTCACATGGATTCCCATGGGTTCCCACGCATTCCcccatggatttttttaatacgctCGCTATTGAGAGACAATCTGACAcaataatatttgttttaaatttaaagttggACCGGATTTACTACATGATGGAAGAAGAAGCCGACAAAGATGCCGTCACACTCGACAAACTTCTACTAGCCCTAGGAAGACAAATCCAAGTTGCCCAGTGCTCGTTGCGCGGTCACGTTACCCCAGAGAACGACATATTCGTCATTGTTCAGTCAACGGTAAAAGAGCCGTCGGCTCTGCAGTTGAGAGCTTGCATCGCGGAAACCGAGAAACTCATCGTTCGAATCACTGAACGCAGTTCCAAAGTCGTCGCTGAAGTGCCCCTAGGATCCCTAACCCGAGCAGAAATCGCTCATGGACACGTTTCTACGGCCACCTCACCGATTTCCTCACTCGCGATAACGATTCTGTTCTACGTTACCATCAAATTCGTTGCGTAAAATACAacgcaataatttttttaaccattGGCGCCCTCCGTGGCTGCCAAGTGTTCAAGTCTGTGATCCTTCTAGTGCCtatacttaattttatttagattgttcacttttttttttattttatatgtaattagtattttttttaaaacttgtaTTGCCAAAGAAGAATTATTTACGCGTATTGgtttgtttgttttatttagaaataagATTATttgcgtataatttttttaattatttgacttATTGATATGAATTTATTGTTACTGTGTGTtctagttattaattaatgtgtaatttaaaatttttattattataattatacctTGAGGGGGGAAAAgggtctgagatacaaaaaaaaaaaaggatatttttgtgatttttttttcagagtatgttctttattaaaattcttaaaatttgtgacattattaagcgacattccaagaatattctgctaaattttcggaaaaaaatattgaaaaataagccagtggtagaggggagagacgagtcacttaaaaaaaggctccatgccgtaggcaggataactcatgactgcctcatgtgaaataaaaaaaccaaaaagatttctttagtacacaagtttatcttagatttgaacgaaggatttttttttcagtaactacttatttattaattaaacaaaaggcgcaatttttgggaaaaatcaaagtttttttattgcgcctttaccaaaaattcaaaaatgaatattttgtttattccttcgttcaaatccaaaataaacttatgtactaaagaaatcttcttggtttttttatttcagatgaggcagtcatgagttatcctgcctacggcatggagaCTCTTTTTaagtgactcgtctctccccactgccactggcttatttttcaatatttttttccgaaaatttagcagaatattcttggaatgtCGCTCAATAATGccacaaattttaagaattttaataacgaagtcactctgaaaaaaaaaatcacaatatcctcttttttttgtatctcagacccGTTTCCCcccttaataaaaatattgaaaaatttatttgtaaattttgttaattattataaaaaataataagaaaataaaattaatttttttaataattaaaattattgtaaataatttttaaattcaaaaataaaatttccgcTGCTGAAAGAATAAATTTGCGGTTACAATCCGAACGTAACCTCGGACATTAACGAGCGGTCATTTTGAAATAAACCGCCATCTTGTTGTCAAACTACTGATCGAAGTAAAACtgaatgtaaattaaatttgt
This sequence is a window from Microplitis mediator isolate UGA2020A chromosome 3, iyMicMedi2.1, whole genome shotgun sequence. Protein-coding genes within it:
- the LOC130664439 gene encoding reversion-inducing cysteine-rich protein with Kazal motifs isoform X1, whose amino-acid sequence is MWVQKFIYLCPWILFGIFNLSYSLQEMSCCSAAEGPCRNACSEISLVAIGADSEARENVSSRLTELCSHEMTEFWACVNSTLTEAENNGDWVGRSCCHLAQYPLCQSSCALAGSRMHLENSCRPSDELEFYSCLERREEGESCCSNVSNTTCRSVCRDLFHKPGKQFSLKLYSSKGCFHQVPKCLKTVAESANPENPKQYLNCCKEASTPGCLDACRKVLFSASSIRDILDTLEEKCGPVKPHTPLWSCILQTTPIKPSRVPLDIGKLTCCSRATSTNCQSLCWKAFQADWEVAWSQMETECLSSANEADLRRCIDDSEEPCEIGCTGLSYCTKFNNRPVNLFRSCSKSADDAARWEADHWARGGVIRGLGVPVRADPSCPLESLRAAACVLQLRPCENRVHETQLCREDCLELMANCVDWTAIGRTHTAASLCAKLSPPRPGMPCVSLRPFMEDAQELEVFGGILPSADVSTPCKRNPCPDDQICVITPNDSKLYRCVASCTLGEMSRLLVPLNSWVQIPRIDQQGCHRVCQCTSNGLEKCKTLNCYNPNSCWVQDRFVAHRTNFFLDCNPCHCFEGEVTCSRKTCTELRVPSLPCDCPAHYVPVCSRLGVTYASACLAKCTGLSSTEIQFGSCSSIDPCQPNPCKTNERCLRKPRVCLSPIHKPCRQYECVPMDCDLRSADGDPVCDRDNRQHNSSCALVKSGAILAYHGPCLRGCSLRGPICAVNGEVYSSECAAWADRTIVDYVGTCVAVGVIGDRNIPRCGDNVKCPRLNPTNCIGVTPPGSCCPVCGGAARIFYSKKQLDRIYYMMEEEADKDAVTLDKLLLALGRQIQVAQCSLRGHVTPENDIFVIVQSTVKEPSALQLRACIAETEKLIVRITERSSKVVAEVPLGSLTRAEIAHGHVSTATSPISSLAITILFYVTIKFVA
- the LOC130664439 gene encoding reversion-inducing cysteine-rich protein with Kazal motifs isoform X2, with the protein product MTEFWACVNSTLTEAENNGDWVGRSCCHLAQYPLCQSSCALAGSRMHLENSCRPSDELEFYSCLERREEGESCCSNVSNTTCRSVCRDLFHKPGKQFSLKLYSSKGCFHQVPKCLKTVAESANPENPKQYLNCCKEASTPGCLDACRKVLFSASSIRDILDTLEEKCGPVKPHTPLWSCILQTTPIKPSRVPLDIGKLTCCSRATSTNCQSLCWKAFQADWEVAWSQMETECLSSANEADLRRCIDDSEEPCEIGCTGLSYCTKFNNRPVNLFRSCSKSADDAARWEADHWARGGVIRGLGVPVRADPSCPLESLRAAACVLQLRPCENRVHETQLCREDCLELMANCVDWTAIGRTHTAASLCAKLSPPRPGMPCVSLRPFMEDAQELEVFGGILPSADVSTPCKRNPCPDDQICVITPNDSKLYRCVASCTLGEMSRLLVPLNSWVQIPRIDQQGCHRVCQCTSNGLEKCKTLNCYNPNSCWVQDRFVAHRTNFFLDCNPCHCFEGEVTCSRKTCTELRVPSLPCDCPAHYVPVCSRLGVTYASACLAKCTGLSSTEIQFGSCSSIDPCQPNPCKTNERCLRKPRVCLSPIHKPCRQYECVPMDCDLRSADGDPVCDRDNRQHNSSCALVKSGAILAYHGPCLRGCSLRGPICAVNGEVYSSECAAWADRTIVDYVGTCVAVGVIGDRNIPRCGDNVKCPRLNPTNCIGVTPPGSCCPVCGGAARIFYSKKQLDRIYYMMEEEADKDAVTLDKLLLALGRQIQVAQCSLRGHVTPENDIFVIVQSTVKEPSALQLRACIAETEKLIVRITERSSKVVAEVPLGSLTRAEIAHGHVSTATSPISSLAITILFYVTIKFVA